In a genomic window of Staphylococcus taiwanensis:
- a CDS encoding PP2C family protein-serine/threonine phosphatase: MEEFKQHYKKLIDESLVTKNKKQFLKKCNDFTDEVIKKDILPEDIVNIHKSYVTSLNLEKEQIFDTLDVLQEVVKGFGYSYRDYQKLVDKMQFHDKEIDLASRLQQTMLKTDIPQFDSIQIGVISVAAQKVSGDYFNLIDHRDGTMSFAVADVIGKGIPAALAMSMIKFGMDSYGHSQLPSDGLKRLNRVVEKNVNQNMFVTMFYGLYEEMNHLLYCSSAGHEPGYIYRAETETFEEINVRGRVLGVSQNTRYNQQEIQICLDDLVIIFTDGVTEARYTDGEFIAKNTLLNLIRKYKHMHPQDIVQILYEAILKIQNPNKRDDMTILIIKRVN; this comes from the coding sequence GTGGAAGAATTTAAACAGCATTATAAAAAGCTTATTGATGAAAGCTTAGTTACTAAAAATAAAAAACAATTTCTAAAAAAGTGTAATGATTTTACTGATGAAGTAATAAAAAAAGATATTCTGCCAGAAGATATAGTGAATATCCATAAATCGTATGTTACTTCTTTAAATTTAGAAAAAGAACAAATATTTGATACTTTAGATGTTTTACAAGAGGTTGTTAAAGGATTTGGATATAGTTATCGAGATTATCAAAAATTAGTAGATAAAATGCAATTCCACGATAAAGAAATAGATTTAGCTTCTAGGCTTCAACAAACAATGCTTAAAACTGATATTCCTCAGTTTGATAGTATTCAAATTGGTGTTATTTCTGTTGCTGCACAAAAAGTAAGTGGTGACTATTTCAACTTAATTGATCATCGAGATGGTACGATGAGTTTTGCAGTGGCTGATGTCATTGGGAAAGGAATTCCAGCAGCATTAGCCATGAGTATGATTAAGTTTGGAATGGACTCATATGGACATTCACAATTACCTAGTGATGGGTTAAAACGACTTAATCGAGTTGTGGAGAAGAACGTTAATCAAAATATGTTTGTAACGATGTTCTACGGATTATATGAAGAAATGAATCACTTATTATATTGTAGTTCAGCAGGTCATGAACCTGGATATATCTATCGAGCTGAAACTGAAACATTCGAAGAAATAAATGTAAGAGGTAGGGTATTAGGCGTAAGTCAAAATACTAGATATAATCAACAAGAAATACAAATTTGTTTAGATGATTTAGTGATTATCTTTACTGATGGCGTTACTGAAGCTAGATATACGGATGGTGAATTTATCGCTAAAAATACGTTACTTAATCTGATTCGTAAATATAAGCATATGCATCCTCAAGACATTGTTCAGATTTTATATGAAGCTATTTTAAAAATACAAAATCCTAATAAACGTGACGATATGACTATATTAATCATAAAACGTGTAAATTAA
- a CDS encoding anti-sigma factor antagonist (This anti-anti-sigma factor, or anti-sigma factor antagonist, belongs to a family that includes characterized members SpoIIAA, RsbV, RsfA, and RsfB.): MNLNIETITHDDYYEVIVAGELDVYTVPELEEVLMPMRQEGTHDIHVNVTNVSYMDSTGLGLFVGTLKALNQNNKELYILGVSDRIGRLFDITGLKDLMHVNEGTEVE, from the coding sequence ATGAACCTTAATATTGAAACAATCACTCATGATGATTATTATGAAGTCATCGTAGCCGGGGAGTTAGACGTTTATACCGTACCTGAATTAGAAGAGGTACTTATGCCAATGCGCCAAGAAGGTACGCATGATATTCATGTTAATGTAACTAATGTTAGTTATATGGATTCAACAGGATTAGGATTGTTTGTTGGAACATTGAAAGCATTGAATCAAAATAATAAAGAATTATATATTTTAGGTGTATCAGATAGAATTGGTAGATTATTTGATATTACGGGTCTTAAAGATTTAATGCATGTAAATGAAGGAACGGAGGTAGAGTAA
- a CDS encoding SprT family protein, with the protein MNKSDLQLLVEKLSLQYFNRAFKHEAYFNNRLRTTGGRYMLESHNIEINPKQYEQYGNEALINIIKHELCHYHLHILGKGYKHKDREFKALSKQVNAPRFCSAIETYEQRANYKYRCTYCGHNYIRIRKVDTKKMRCGKCGGKLKLIKHLK; encoded by the coding sequence ATGAATAAATCAGATTTACAATTATTAGTCGAGAAGTTATCACTTCAATATTTTAATAGAGCTTTTAAGCATGAAGCATACTTCAATAACAGATTAAGAACAACAGGTGGTCGCTACATGCTTGAATCACATAATATCGAAATAAATCCTAAGCAATATGAACAATACGGTAATGAGGCGTTGATAAACATTATTAAACATGAATTATGCCATTATCATTTACATATTCTAGGAAAAGGATATAAACATAAAGACAGAGAATTTAAAGCTTTAAGTAAACAAGTCAATGCACCAAGATTTTGTTCAGCAATTGAAACATATGAGCAAAGAGCAAATTATAAATATAGATGCACTTACTGTGGCCATAATTATATTAGAATTAGAAAAGTAGATACTAAGAAAATGAGATGTGGTAAATGTGGTGGGAAATTAAAACTCATTAAGCATTTAAAATAA
- the sigB gene encoding RNA polymerase sigma factor SigB, producing the protein MTKESKSVNDVSPEQINQWIKEHQENANTDAQDRLVTHYRKLIESLAYKYSKGQSHHEDLVQVGMVGLIGAINRFDLSFDRKFEAFLVPTVIGEIKRYLRDKTWSVHVPRRIKEIGPRIKKVSDELTNELERSPSIAEIADRLEVTEEEVLEAMEMGQSYNALSVDHSIEADKDGSTVTLLDIMGQQDDNYDLTEKRMILERILPILSDREREIIQCTFIEGLSQKETGERIGLSQMHVSRLQRTAIKKLQQAAKQ; encoded by the coding sequence ATGACGAAAGAGTCGAAATCAGTTAATGATGTCTCACCTGAACAAATTAACCAATGGATTAAAGAACACCAAGAAAATGCTAATACTGACGCTCAAGATAGACTAGTTACGCATTATCGTAAACTAATTGAATCTTTAGCATATAAGTATTCAAAAGGACAATCACATCATGAAGATTTAGTTCAAGTTGGTATGGTTGGTTTAATAGGTGCTATTAACAGATTTGATTTGTCATTTGATCGCAAATTTGAAGCATTCCTAGTACCAACCGTTATCGGTGAAATTAAAAGGTATTTAAGAGATAAGACATGGAGTGTTCATGTTCCTAGAAGAATAAAAGAAATTGGTCCAAGAATAAAGAAAGTCAGTGATGAACTCACAAATGAATTAGAACGTTCACCATCAATTGCAGAAATTGCTGATCGATTAGAAGTGACAGAAGAAGAAGTGCTCGAAGCAATGGAAATGGGACAAAGCTATAATGCTCTTAGCGTTGACCATTCGATTGAAGCAGATAAAGATGGTTCAACAGTTACTTTATTAGACATAATGGGTCAACAAGATGATAACTATGATTTAACTGAAAAACGCATGATTCTTGAACGTATTCTACCTATTCTTTCAGACAGAGAAAGAGAAATTATTCAATGTACTTTTATTGAAGGTTTAAGTCAGAAGGAAACAGGAGAACGCATAGGTTTAAGTCAGATGCATGTTTCTAGGTTACAAAGAACAGCAATTAAGAAATTACAACAAGCTGCTAAGCAATAA
- the rsbW gene encoding anti-sigma B factor RsbW: protein MKNDYIEMKLPASAEYVSLIRLTLSGVFSRAGASYDDIEDSKIAVSEAVTNAVKHAYKHEETNGMINLCFELFDDKIKIIISDQGESFDYEKTKSQLGPYDENENIDFLREGGLGLFLIESLMDEVKVFKESGVTISMIKYIKKEQVPNNDERVEIS from the coding sequence ATCAAAAATGATTATATTGAAATGAAACTACCTGCCTCTGCCGAATATGTTAGTTTGATTCGACTTACATTATCTGGTGTCTTTTCAAGAGCAGGTGCTTCTTATGATGATATTGAAGATTCTAAGATAGCAGTAAGTGAAGCGGTAACTAATGCGGTTAAACATGCTTATAAACATGAAGAAACTAATGGTATGATTAATTTATGTTTTGAGTTATTTGATGATAAAATTAAAATTATAATATCTGATCAAGGCGAAAGTTTTGATTATGAAAAAACAAAATCTCAATTAGGACCGTACGATGAAAATGAAAATATAGACTTCTTACGTGAAGGCGGATTAGGATTATTCTTAATTGAGTCATTAATGGATGAAGTGAAAGTGTTCAAAGAATCTGGTGTAACAATCAGTATGATTAAGTATATAAAAAAAGAGCAGGTGCCAAATAATGACGAAAGAGTCGAAATCAGTTAA
- a CDS encoding RNA-binding transcriptional accessory protein — MDKNLIDEITTKYQFSEKQVRAVLNLLEEKNTVPFIARYRKEATGGLDEVQIKQISDEYQYVANLQKRKEEVIHNIEQQGLLTEELRQSILKQTKLQRVEDLYRPYKQKKKTRATEAKRKGLEPLAKLIMNGSSTNIQQEAKKYLSDEVSTVDEALQGAQDIIAEQISDNPKYRSRLLHDVYQQGQIVTSKKKKAEDEKEIYAMYYDYSEPIKRVANHRVLAMNRGEKEKVLSVKIEFDITQIENVIAKQEIKNSNALGNYIKIVIEDSLKRLILPSIEREIRNDLTEKAEQHAIEVFSENLKNLLLQPPLKGKQILGVDPAFRTGCKLAVINPFGTFVAKSVIYPHPPKAKVEASEKEIVRMIKENDVELIAIGNGTASRETEQFIANVIKKYNLTVQFIIVNEAGASVYSASEIARTEFPDFQVEERSAVSIGRRVQDPLSELVKIDPKSIGVGQYQHDVNQKELESALTFVVETAVNQVGVDVNTASKSLLQYVSGLSSTIAQNIIEYRQENGAIKHNKEIGKIKRLGAKTFEQSIGFLRIVDGSEPLDNTSIHPESYKVTYKLLENLGLEISDLGTYKLKQVLSEVNVENLASKLDVGVPTLEDIIKSLMAPNRDPRDEYETPILKSDVLSIEDLSEGMKLSGTVRNVVDFGAFVDIGVKQDGLVHVSKLSKKFVKNPMEIVSVGDIVDVWILNIDKNKDKVSLTMINPNE; from the coding sequence ATGGATAAAAATTTAATTGATGAAATAACAACAAAATATCAATTTTCAGAAAAACAAGTGAGAGCAGTATTAAATCTATTAGAAGAAAAAAATACAGTTCCTTTCATTGCACGTTATCGTAAAGAAGCAACGGGCGGTTTAGATGAGGTTCAAATTAAACAAATCTCAGATGAATATCAATATGTTGCTAACTTACAAAAAAGAAAAGAAGAAGTCATACATAATATTGAACAACAAGGTTTATTAACTGAAGAATTGCGACAAAGTATACTTAAACAAACAAAATTACAACGTGTTGAAGATTTATATAGACCTTATAAACAGAAAAAGAAAACAAGAGCAACTGAAGCAAAACGAAAAGGGTTAGAACCCTTGGCTAAATTAATAATGAATGGAAGTTCAACTAATATTCAACAAGAAGCCAAAAAATATCTTTCTGATGAAGTGTCAACTGTTGATGAAGCACTTCAGGGTGCACAAGATATCATAGCTGAACAAATCTCAGATAATCCTAAATATAGAAGTCGATTATTACATGATGTGTATCAACAAGGACAAATTGTCACATCAAAAAAGAAAAAAGCAGAAGATGAAAAAGAAATTTATGCCATGTATTATGATTATTCAGAACCTATAAAAAGAGTAGCAAATCACAGAGTATTAGCGATGAATCGTGGAGAAAAAGAAAAAGTACTTTCAGTAAAAATTGAATTTGATATAACACAGATAGAAAATGTCATTGCTAAGCAAGAGATAAAAAACTCTAACGCACTAGGTAATTATATAAAAATAGTGATAGAAGATAGCTTGAAACGATTAATTTTACCATCGATTGAACGTGAAATCCGTAATGATTTAACAGAAAAAGCAGAACAACATGCTATTGAAGTTTTTAGTGAAAACTTAAAAAATTTATTATTACAACCTCCGCTAAAAGGTAAACAAATTTTGGGTGTAGACCCAGCCTTTAGAACAGGCTGTAAATTAGCAGTGATTAATCCTTTCGGGACTTTTGTAGCTAAAAGCGTCATTTACCCACATCCACCTAAAGCTAAAGTCGAAGCTTCTGAAAAAGAAATTGTTAGAATGATTAAAGAAAATGACGTTGAACTTATAGCTATAGGCAATGGAACAGCTAGTCGTGAAACTGAACAATTTATTGCGAATGTGATTAAAAAATATAATTTAACTGTACAATTTATTATAGTAAATGAAGCAGGTGCATCAGTATATTCTGCGTCAGAAATAGCTAGAACAGAATTTCCAGATTTTCAAGTTGAAGAGCGCAGCGCTGTTTCAATAGGAAGACGCGTTCAAGATCCTTTAAGTGAACTCGTAAAAATAGACCCAAAATCTATTGGTGTTGGTCAATATCAGCATGATGTTAATCAAAAGGAATTAGAAAGTGCATTAACGTTTGTTGTTGAAACAGCGGTTAACCAAGTTGGTGTAGATGTTAATACAGCTTCAAAATCATTATTACAATATGTATCGGGACTATCATCTACAATTGCTCAAAATATTATTGAATATCGACAAGAAAATGGAGCAATTAAACATAATAAAGAAATCGGTAAAATTAAACGTTTAGGTGCCAAAACATTTGAACAAAGTATTGGTTTCTTGAGAATAGTAGATGGCTCTGAGCCATTAGATAATACTTCTATTCATCCAGAAAGTTATAAAGTTACGTATAAATTACTAGAAAATTTAGGTCTTGAAATATCTGATTTAGGTACTTATAAACTAAAACAAGTTCTTTCTGAAGTAAATGTTGAGAATTTAGCGAGCAAGTTAGATGTAGGGGTACCAACACTTGAAGACATCATTAAATCGTTAATGGCTCCTAATCGAGATCCTCGTGATGAATATGAAACGCCTATATTAAAATCGGACGTCTTATCGATAGAAGATCTTAGTGAAGGTATGAAACTTAGTGGTACAGTTAGAAATGTAGTGGATTTTGGAGCTTTTGTAGATATTGGTGTAAAACAAGATGGCTTAGTGCATGTTTCAAAATTATCTAAGAAATTTGTTAAAAATCCTATGGAAATAGTTAGTGTAGGAGATATAGTAGATGTATGGATTCTTAATATCGATAAAAATAAGGACAAAGTTTCATTAACTATGATTAATCCAAATGAATAA